From Streptomyces durmitorensis, a single genomic window includes:
- a CDS encoding multidrug effflux MFS transporter, giving the protein MPEHGSRTTRGSEAPLIRQSRTSEPGPATAPAAPARTAQRRTGLLVTLVLGGLTAVPPLSMDMYLPALPEVTRSLHTSAATAQLTLTACLTGMALGQLVVGPMSDKWGRRRPLRIGLLIYVLATAICAFAPTVELLVGFRLLQGLAGAAGIVIARAVVRDLYDGVEMARFFSTLMLISGVVPVVAPLIGGQVLRLTDWHGIFAVLTVIGIVLTAVVWRSLPETLAPQKRHSGGTVEALRTMKSLLADRVFTGYMIAGGFAFAALFAYISASPFVIQEIYGASPQTFSLLFGVNSVGLIVVGQINGKLLVGRVSLDKALAFGLTVIVLAATALLLMTSGVFGDVGLFPVAAGLFVLMSAMGLAMPNTNALALMRTPHAAGSASALLGTSSFLVGAIASPLVGIAGEATAVPMAVVQLACGLAAIGCFVGLCRPWQHSARPTREGTDH; this is encoded by the coding sequence ATGCCGGAGCACGGCAGCCGCACCACGAGGGGGTCCGAAGCCCCCCTCATACGGCAGTCCAGGACGTCGGAACCGGGCCCCGCCACCGCCCCCGCCGCTCCGGCCCGCACCGCCCAGCGCCGCACGGGCCTGCTCGTCACGCTCGTCCTCGGCGGACTCACCGCGGTCCCGCCGCTCTCCATGGACATGTACCTGCCGGCGCTCCCGGAGGTCACCCGCTCCCTGCACACGTCCGCCGCGACCGCGCAGCTGACCCTCACCGCCTGCCTCACCGGCATGGCGCTCGGGCAGCTCGTCGTGGGGCCGATGAGCGACAAGTGGGGGCGGCGCAGACCGCTGCGCATCGGGCTCCTCATCTACGTCCTCGCCACCGCGATCTGCGCGTTCGCGCCCACCGTCGAACTCCTCGTCGGCTTCCGCCTGTTGCAGGGCCTGGCGGGCGCCGCGGGCATCGTCATCGCCCGCGCCGTCGTGCGCGATCTCTACGACGGCGTGGAGATGGCCCGCTTCTTCTCCACGCTCATGCTGATCTCCGGGGTCGTCCCGGTCGTCGCGCCCCTCATCGGCGGCCAGGTCCTGCGCCTCACCGACTGGCACGGCATCTTCGCCGTGCTCACGGTGATCGGCATCGTCCTGACGGCGGTGGTCTGGCGGAGCCTGCCCGAGACGCTCGCCCCGCAGAAGCGGCACAGCGGCGGCACCGTCGAGGCGCTGCGCACCATGAAGTCGCTCCTCGCCGACCGCGTCTTCACCGGGTACATGATCGCGGGCGGCTTCGCCTTCGCCGCGCTGTTCGCGTACATCTCCGCGTCGCCGTTCGTCATCCAGGAGATCTACGGCGCTTCCCCGCAGACCTTCAGCCTCCTCTTCGGCGTGAACTCCGTCGGCCTGATCGTCGTCGGCCAGATCAACGGCAAGCTCCTCGTCGGCCGGGTCAGCCTCGACAAGGCGCTGGCCTTCGGCCTGACGGTCATCGTGCTCGCCGCCACCGCGCTGCTCCTGATGACCTCGGGCGTCTTCGGCGACGTCGGGCTTTTCCCCGTCGCCGCCGGGCTCTTCGTCCTGATGTCCGCGATGGGCCTCGCGATGCCCAACACCAACGCCCTCGCCCTGATGCGCACGCCGCACGCCGCGGGCTCCGCGTCGGCGCTGCTCGGCACGTCCTCCTTCCTCGTCGGCGCGATCGCCTCGCCGCTCGTGGGCATCGCGGGAGAGGCCACGGCCGTCCCGATGGCCGTCGTCCAGCTCGCCTGCGGTCTGGCGGCCATCGGCTGCTTCGTGGGACTGTGCCGCCCCTGGCAGCACTCGGCCAGGCCGACTCGGGAGGGGACGGACCACTGA
- a CDS encoding serine hydrolase domain-containing protein produces MAALGQADSGGDGPLTAPRLLRAGTPDRAGLDTDEMAHLVREVRALTRGERPWCSGAVVIAGRGPVIAVEEAVGRAVRYAAYDPETDAGVELPPAEQVLTRTGTPFDLASLTKLFTTVAAMQQLERGTLGIDALVSAYVPEFRAAAEHGITVRQLLTHTSGLRPELPLYDCPDDAARLAALRAEAPSGPPGDHLYSDLNMLLLQHVLERITRRPLDVLIREGITRPLGMAATSFGPRPDAAATEDQRRPWAKADRGMLRGEVHDENAWALGGVAGHAGLFSTARDLAVFCRALLCGGSYGTARILGPDFVELMLTPPGLGFALDEAWFMGELAGRGAAGHTGFTGTSLVMDPATDTFLILLANTVHPRRGSADSGPRARAATRLARAAR; encoded by the coding sequence CTGGCAGCACTCGGCCAGGCCGACTCGGGAGGGGACGGACCACTGACCGCGCCACGCCTGCTGCGCGCCGGGACGCCGGACCGTGCGGGGCTCGACACGGACGAGATGGCCCACCTCGTACGCGAGGTGCGCGCGCTGACGCGCGGCGAGCGGCCCTGGTGCTCCGGCGCCGTCGTGATCGCCGGACGCGGGCCGGTGATCGCCGTGGAGGAGGCGGTGGGCCGCGCGGTGCGCTATGCCGCGTACGACCCCGAGACGGACGCGGGCGTCGAACTGCCGCCCGCGGAGCAGGTGTTGACCCGCACCGGCACGCCCTTCGACCTGGCCTCGCTGACGAAGCTGTTCACGACGGTCGCCGCGATGCAGCAGCTGGAGCGCGGCACGCTCGGCATCGACGCGCTGGTCTCGGCGTACGTCCCCGAGTTCAGGGCGGCGGCCGAGCACGGCATCACGGTGCGCCAGCTGCTCACGCACACCTCGGGGCTCCGCCCCGAACTCCCGCTGTACGACTGCCCGGACGACGCGGCGCGCCTCGCCGCGCTGCGGGCCGAGGCCCCCTCAGGACCGCCGGGCGACCACCTCTACTCCGACCTGAACATGCTGCTCCTCCAGCACGTCCTGGAGCGCATCACGCGCCGCCCCCTCGACGTCCTGATCCGCGAGGGCATCACCCGGCCGCTCGGCATGGCGGCCACCTCCTTCGGGCCGCGCCCCGACGCCGCGGCCACCGAGGACCAGCGCAGGCCCTGGGCCAAGGCCGACCGGGGGATGCTGCGGGGCGAGGTGCACGACGAGAACGCCTGGGCGCTCGGCGGCGTCGCGGGTCACGCCGGGCTCTTCTCCACCGCACGCGACCTCGCGGTCTTCTGCCGCGCGCTGCTCTGCGGCGGCTCGTACGGCACGGCGCGCATCCTCGGCCCGGACTTCGTGGAGCTGATGCTGACGCCGCCGGGGCTCGGCTTCGCCCTCGACGAGGCGTGGTTCATGGGGGAACTCGCGGGGCGCGGTGCGGCGGGGCACACGGGGTTCACCGGGACGTCGCTGGTCATGGACCCCGCCACGGACACGTTCCTGATCCTCCTGGCGAACACGGTCCACCCGCGGCGCGGGTCTGCCGACAGCGGACCCCGGGCCCGGGCGGCGACCCGCCTGGCCCGCGCGGCCCGCTGA
- a CDS encoding small ribosomal subunit Rsm22 family protein — MNAPISPASPAETLRSALAGLLDGLPPKQATQAVDRLIANYRGRTPTDAPILRDRADVAAYAAYRMPATFEAVRSALGALADAAPAGWAPGSHVDVGGGTGAATWAVSATWDGERPVTVLDWAEPALALGRELAAANPVLKAAQWQRSRIGAALSIESTDLVTVSYVLKELTEDDRRSLVDAAAAAAAQAVVIVEPGTPDGYTRVIQARDRLIAAGFRIAAPCPHSSACPIVPGEDWCHFSARVSRSSLHRKVKGGSLAYEDEKFSYVAAVRFDADPAGERVVRKPQIRKGQVLLDLCAADETLHRETVTKRHGPLYRAARDAEWGDAWPPHQES; from the coding sequence GTGAACGCCCCGATTTCCCCGGCCTCCCCGGCCGAGACCCTGCGCAGCGCCCTCGCGGGGCTCCTCGACGGGCTTCCGCCCAAGCAGGCCACGCAAGCCGTCGACCGGCTGATCGCCAACTACCGGGGCCGCACCCCGACCGACGCCCCGATCCTGCGCGACCGCGCGGACGTCGCCGCGTACGCCGCGTACCGCATGCCCGCGACCTTCGAGGCGGTGCGTTCCGCGCTCGGTGCCCTCGCGGACGCGGCGCCCGCGGGGTGGGCGCCCGGCAGCCATGTGGACGTCGGCGGCGGGACCGGCGCGGCGACCTGGGCGGTGAGCGCCACCTGGGACGGCGAGCGGCCCGTCACGGTCCTCGACTGGGCGGAGCCGGCCCTCGCGCTGGGGCGTGAACTGGCCGCCGCGAACCCGGTGTTGAAGGCCGCGCAGTGGCAGCGCTCTCGTATCGGAGCGGCGCTCAGCATCGAGAGCACCGATCTCGTCACGGTGTCGTACGTCCTCAAGGAGCTGACGGAGGACGACCGGCGCTCCCTCGTGGACGCGGCGGCGGCAGCGGCCGCCCAGGCCGTCGTCATCGTCGAGCCGGGCACCCCCGACGGCTACACGCGCGTCATTCAGGCGCGGGACCGCCTGATCGCCGCCGGCTTCCGGATCGCCGCACCCTGCCCGCACAGCTCCGCCTGCCCGATCGTGCCCGGCGAGGACTGGTGCCACTTCTCCGCCCGCGTCAGCCGCTCGTCCCTGCACCGGAAGGTCAAGGGCGGCTCACTGGCGTACGAGGACGAGAAGTTCAGCTATGTGGCGGCGGTCCGCTTCGACGCCGATCCGGCGGGCGAGCGCGTCGTGCGCAAGCCGCAGATCCGCAAGGGCCAGGTCCTGCTCGACCTGTGCGCCGCTGACGAAACACTGCACCGCGAGACGGTGACCAAGCGCCACGGACCGCTGTACCGCGCGGCCCGTGACGCGGAGTGGGGCGACGCCTGGCCGCCCCACCAGGAGAGCTAG